Sequence from the Pseudomonadota bacterium genome:
CTTTCATTGAACTTATTCTATAATTATAGTCACGATATGGGAAAATTGGAAGGGGGAAGTATAGCGAAGAGGGCAGAGAGCATAGAGCAGCCGGAACGCTGTTTCTTTCCACCATCAGTACAAATACATCGTTCATTAAAACAACGCTTGCAAAATGCGTATGATAGGCGTATAATAGGAGCATAAAGGAGGTGAACAATGCAGAAGGGCAAGATAAATATTACGATGGATAAAGATTTGATAGATTATATGAAAATTTATGCAGAAGAGCAGCGCACATCAGTTTCCGAAGTGATTACTCAATTTATTTTGAATTTAAAGCGAACAAAGGCAGGTGACCCAACAGAATTGATCCTTTCAGACCCTGCTTTTAAAGAAACCCTGTTTCAAACCATTTCTGACATAAAATCCGGAAAGACAAAGTGGTGTAAGTATGATGAGGTTTTCTCGTGAATATCTTATTCAGTGATGCCTTTGTCAGATCTTTAAAAAAGCACAGTGCAATAAAGGATACGGTTAAAAAGAAAGTGGACATTATAATACAGGACCCCATTAAACTTGGGGAGCCATTAAGGGGAAGGTTAAGGGGCTTTTACAGCAGCCCTGTGAAGAAAAATTTCTTGATTATATATCTGTACTGCAAAGTATGCCGGAAGAAAGGTGATGATAAGATAGTTCTTTGTAATGATTGTCATGAATGCCCTGATGACACCATAAAATTTGTAGAATTAGGCCCTCATGATAAGACCTATGAGAAGTAATTTTCGATTTTTAGCGGATAGTTTTTCTCTCACACCTCCCGGCCTCTCACGCTCTGCTCTGAGCTTTTAGCTATGAGCTATGAACGGCATTCCGTATTAGCAATTGAAGTTTCGACCGAACACTGCTAAAAAAGGTTTAAATTATTCATAATTTTGCCTATAATGGAAGATAAGATGGAAATTGCAAACCTGATTGAACGGTTTGAACAGAATAAGGATGCTTATAAATCAAGCCAGTATAACGAGACCCAGCTACGGCGGGAATTTCTTGACCCCTTCTTGGAAGCCCTCGGCTGGGATGTAGAAAATAAGAGTGGTTATGCCGAGGTG
This genomic interval carries:
- a CDS encoding DUF6364 family protein; amino-acid sequence: MQKGKINITMDKDLIDYMKIYAEEQRTSVSEVITQFILNLKRTKAGDPTELILSDPAFKETLFQTISDIKSGKTKWCKYDEVFS